One Acidobacteriota bacterium genomic region harbors:
- a CDS encoding PIG-L family deacetylase, protein MRPKQLFIPFIFLLIVQLSFPGNPIAKPVDINISSNDQSGLVGLHQVLLDLSNPFHVVVVAQNPDDLDYSTLTLCRNKLGAQLTVLFATRGENARHSPSLLSNEARAIIKTTTALNALHKLGADAYFLDLPDVDPHTTVESVLNRWDKTPALNKVIQTLRFLKPDVLITHNKINAGEGQRQALARLLLEAFDAAGDEKIKTAPESGIWQTQRLFQISDEADFDLLINLNEYDRVRGQTIKELAKSYTSSGSLPIGEKRYLKIIRSAAGERPKPNGSLLDGLTLPNKIQQSLTLPIINGKSLYELPRETLIESLTEKLAEKRAEGGLEQLKERYNANYFRLVRFRENLEHAIALAAGVKLQVQIQDRIIAQGEPLRAKIHFYNGSNYPLAMVFHAPEQLPAIDKPLTYKTSEIQSVAPQRFATQEINFPTTLETPVTLKRSENLRERNFYPTSKYAFTSPSGKTLFAFAEVNLGQMVIPLSASDSFDISPPIEMSINPPSSFVKDWSNPRGVEFLLRIRNRANQAIAGELWVVSLGLVAENYEPLSIQLGREDEETTVKLTLPLPIAKPPMFTDILIELRRARPAPPTPLATLKVPVQLSSIEVENHIRVGYIATPDSLLPMALNYLGIANEKIPLDHLNLSEHSYKNGVNINHSCLLSGKYDTIIIDAMLYSENLDLVNHNRCLLDYFKQGGNLVVLYQKPGIWNSPLNPVPVFPFSITLSNDIIESANSTIRLLNPEHPLLNKPNKISEKDFVEWSPIRARFPAKNRASEYIPLLESVDEKENSSQGLLLIGKNQSGTFIFASLDLSSQFLSFNEGAYKLLANLIAFPRYSK, encoded by the coding sequence ATGAGACCTAAGCAATTATTCATCCCCTTTATCTTTTTACTGATAGTTCAACTCAGTTTTCCCGGCAACCCGATTGCCAAACCGGTTGATATAAATATTTCTTCAAACGATCAATCGGGTCTGGTTGGCTTACATCAGGTGCTTTTAGATTTATCCAACCCCTTTCATGTCGTTGTCGTCGCTCAAAATCCCGATGATTTGGACTACTCAACATTAACCCTTTGTCGAAATAAATTGGGAGCACAACTCACCGTGCTTTTCGCAACCAGAGGAGAAAACGCTAGGCATTCACCTTCCCTTCTATCAAACGAAGCGCGCGCCATAATCAAAACCACGACGGCATTGAATGCTTTGCATAAACTCGGCGCAGATGCCTATTTTTTGGACTTACCGGATGTTGACCCCCACACGACCGTTGAATCGGTACTCAACCGGTGGGATAAAACCCCAGCTTTAAACAAGGTTATTCAAACCCTGCGCTTTTTAAAACCCGATGTTCTCATCACCCATAATAAAATCAATGCCGGCGAAGGGCAGCGTCAGGCATTGGCTCGCTTATTGCTCGAAGCATTCGATGCCGCCGGGGATGAAAAAATTAAAACTGCGCCCGAATCCGGCATCTGGCAAACTCAAAGACTGTTTCAGATTAGCGATGAAGCCGATTTTGATTTGCTGATAAACCTCAATGAATATGACCGGGTTCGTGGTCAGACGATTAAAGAGCTAGCCAAAAGTTATACTTCGTCAGGGAGTCTACCGATAGGTGAAAAACGCTACCTGAAGATCATTCGTTCGGCAGCCGGTGAACGCCCAAAACCGAATGGTTCCCTGCTGGATGGCTTAACCTTACCGAATAAAATTCAGCAATCTCTTACTCTGCCGATTATTAATGGAAAATCTCTGTATGAACTTCCGAGAGAAACGCTAATTGAATCCTTAACCGAAAAGCTTGCAGAAAAACGCGCCGAAGGCGGTCTCGAACAACTCAAGGAGCGATACAATGCCAATTATTTTCGCCTGGTTCGTTTCCGTGAAAATCTGGAACACGCCATTGCTCTGGCAGCGGGAGTTAAATTGCAAGTCCAAATCCAGGATCGGATTATCGCACAGGGCGAACCGCTTAGAGCCAAAATCCATTTTTATAATGGCAGCAATTATCCGCTGGCGATGGTTTTTCATGCGCCGGAACAATTACCGGCAATTGACAAACCGTTGACCTATAAAACTTCTGAAATTCAAAGTGTCGCGCCGCAACGTTTTGCCACTCAGGAAATCAATTTTCCGACAACGCTTGAGACACCAGTGACACTCAAGCGGTCGGAAAATTTAAGAGAACGAAATTTTTATCCGACTTCAAAGTATGCTTTTACCAGTCCTTCGGGAAAAACCCTGTTCGCATTTGCTGAAGTCAATTTAGGTCAAATGGTCATCCCGCTTTCAGCAAGCGATAGCTTTGACATTTCTCCACCGATTGAGATGTCGATAAACCCTCCGAGTTCATTCGTAAAAGACTGGTCGAACCCGCGTGGTGTTGAATTTCTTTTGCGGATTCGCAATCGCGCGAACCAGGCAATCGCGGGCGAGTTATGGGTGGTTTCGCTGGGACTCGTCGCTGAAAATTACGAACCGTTGAGCATCCAATTAGGCAGAGAAGATGAAGAGACGACAGTTAAATTAACCCTCCCCCTACCAATCGCCAAACCGCCAATGTTCACCGATATACTGATTGAACTTCGCCGCGCCCGACCTGCGCCTCCCACACCTCTGGCTACATTGAAAGTTCCGGTTCAACTCTCAAGCATAGAAGTCGAAAACCATATTCGCGTGGGTTACATTGCAACCCCCGATTCGCTACTGCCAATGGCATTGAATTATCTGGGTATTGCGAACGAAAAAATCCCCCTTGACCATTTAAACCTGAGCGAACACAGCTATAAAAATGGTGTGAATATCAATCATTCCTGTCTGCTGTCTGGCAAGTATGACACCATCATCATTGATGCAATGTTGTATAGCGAAAACCTTGACCTGGTGAATCATAACCGCTGTCTTTTGGATTATTTTAAACAAGGCGGCAATCTGGTGGTGCTTTATCAAAAACCGGGTATCTGGAATTCGCCATTAAATCCGGTTCCGGTGTTTCCTTTTTCAATCACTTTATCGAACGACATCATAGAGAGTGCAAATTCAACCATCAGATTGCTCAATCCTGAACATCCATTATTGAACAAACCGAATAAAATTTCCGAAAAGGATTTTGTTGAATGGTCGCCCATCCGAGCGCGGTTTCCGGCGAAAAACCGGGCATCGGAGTATATACCGCTTCTCGAATCGGTTGATGAAAAGGAAAACTCCTCACAAGGACTTTTATTGATTGGCAAAAATCAATCCGGCACCTTTATCTTCGCGAGCCTTGATTTATCTTCGCAATTCCTTTCCTTCAATGAAGGAGCCTATAAACTGTTAGCCAATCTTATAGCCTTTCCACGATATTCAAAATAG